GCTCTTCGAGCGTCTTCAGCAGGGCATTAAATGCCTCTGTTGTCAGCATATGCACTTCATCAATAATATACACTTTACGGCGTACTTCGGTAGGTGCATATTTCACCTTATCCCGCAGATCGCGAATCTCTTCAACACCCCTGTTGGATGCCGCATCTATCTCCTGAACGTCCATGATGTTGCCTGACGTAATCCGCAGACAGGACGGACACTCATTGCAGGGCTCAGGACCTGGGCCCCGCTCACAATTGACTGCCTTGGCCAATACCTTGGCCGCGCTCGTCTTACCGGTCCCCCGCGGTCCGCTGAACAGATAGGCATGCGAAACACGCTGTTCACGGATCGCATTCTGCAGCGTCTGGATAATATGCTGCTGCCCTACCATATCTTGAAACGACTGCGGCCGCCAGGCACGGTACAGCGCGATATGTTCCACTATGCATTACCCTCTCTCAGGCTGCCGCTTTCCGGCATTTGTCGCTAATTTATTATACTATATTCCCAAGTCTTTGACCAAGCAGAAGCAGCCCACCATCCGATAAGGAAGGATAACAGCCAGAGCGGGAATAATATCTCACTACCTAGTATACCTAGAAAAACAAAAAGCGTCTTTGCTTGTAGCAAAGACGCTATCATCATCCTTATTTAAACCGTGCACCTGTTATTGATGGCTGCGATCCAAGCGGTAACCCTACAAAACTGCTCGGGCTAGGCCACCCTCCGGCACAAGAGCAAACTCGCTTATGGCTGCTTCCTTCCGGACCTGACCAGGTTCACAAGCACTCATTGCGGAGGACCCAACCGTCAACACAGCCCATAGGAACCAAGGCCTCACATCGACAGCACCTCTAACAGGAATTCAACCTCGCTACAGCGGATTGCGAGTTACAGGGCACCGCTACCTCCCCGTCTAGCACGGCGAAGATAAGTATAGCTTACAGACAGGCAAAAATCAACTATGCAATATTAGATACCATATTTCTTCTTGAATCTGTCCACACGGCCGCCGGCATCCAGGAACTTCTGCTTACCGGTGAAGAACGGGTGACAGCTTGAGCAAATTTCGACCCGAAGCTCCTGTACTGTCGAGCCGGCTTCAAAAGTGTTGCCGCAAGCGCAGGTTACCTTCGTTACATTGTACTTGGGTTGAATGGTTGTTTGCATATAAAATCTCACCTCTCACGCCCTAAGCCTCATGCGGGCCTAGAGTTATATGATTACGCAAGCTACATTCTAGCATGTGATGCCCAGGCTCTGCAATAGGCCAGCCGTTCTTAAAAAACCTAAAGCCTAAAGCTGCACTCTGCGCCGCTTGGCACGGGCCAGCTCAGCAGGGGGAACATGGGTGAAGGAACCAATTACAACCTCCGGGAGCTCCTCACGGAAGATCTCGAGCATGGTCTTCATGCCAAGGATCTCGCCCCGTGCAGGGGGAATAAGCTCCAGATAGCTCTCCGGGTCAATATTGAGATTACGCATCTGAATGAGCTTAAGATCTGTACGTCTGACGAACTCCACCATCGCTTCAATTTCTTCCTCACGGTCTG
The sequence above is a segment of the Paenibacillus sp. FSL R7-0204 genome. Coding sequences within it:
- the rpmE gene encoding 50S ribosomal protein L31 — protein: MQTTIQPKYNVTKVTCACGNTFEAGSTVQELRVEICSSCHPFFTGKQKFLDAGGRVDRFKKKYGI